ATTGAAAGCTTTTGTAAATGAAACCGGCGCCCAGTGACCACTGAACCTCGGGATGAAAGAATACGATAGCGACCATCTCATAGAGGCTGCCTATTCAACCGTAATAAGCTGTTAACTGCGAAGTGCCTAACGATCCAATAAGCCCGTCCATCGTAACTATAGCCGCTATAGTCAACACAATAGGGGTTGTTGATGGAACAACTGAGTACTTGCTTAAACACATTCAATCTGAGCCTCTTATCTCATTTACTCCTTGAGTAGAGTAACTAATTGAAGGCCGCTCGATGGGCCTATTTTTCCACTGAATCGGGCACTTCAGATGCGATTAAAGCATTTGATACCGTGATAGAGTACCTATACGTAAAAAAACGATCcttctttattttgttttaaaaactttctGAATGTAAATGCTGAATGCTGGTCGTGAAACACCTATGCAGGCAGATGCAGGATCGGCTTCTTTACTTACATACCGACTGCAAGCACAGTGATTATCTGGAAACGCTTTGTCATAAGACGGATGAGTAAACCTTCATGAAAGGGGCGCGCGCGGCCATAAGTAGACCATGCTAAAAGTGAAAAATTGCTTGTGGAACTCATCAACCGTGGAGTTGTACAACTTTGCTTGACGTCGATACTAAGCTAAGAACAAGAATTTACGATGACTTGTAACTAGATAGATACTCACTGGCGTAATACCCGACGTCATTGTTAACGTTGATATGCCCGGCGTCCTCAGCCGCGAGCATGTGGGCGTCCCACACGGTGCGGTACTCCGGATCATGTAGCACGTCGTATAGAGCCTCCGGGGACACGTCCGGGAACTCCGCCACCACCTGCGGGAGGGGGGGAGGTTAGGGCTGCTGTGTGTAAGGTAAGAGCCGCTGTGTGGAAAGTTAGAGCCGCTGTTTAGAAGGTTAAAGCAGCTGTGTGGAATTTTAGAGCCGCTGTGTGGAAACTCAGAGCTGCTTTGTGGAAGAATAGAGCAGATGAGTAAAAGGTTAGAGTCGCTGTGTGGAAAGTTAGAGCTGCTTTGTGGAAGGATAGAGCAGATGAGTAAAAGTTTAGAGTCGCTGTGTGGAAGGTTAGAGCTGCTGTTTGGAAGGATAGAGCCAACTGTGTGGAAGGTTAGACCCGGTGTGTGGTTAGAGCATCTTGTGGAAAGTTATAGTTAGATACTGGCATCTAACTTTAACATTTGACTAAAATCTAGGTATTTGATAGTACACACATAGAAAAGCAGACAACGCATGTTTGTTCCTCCGACGGAAAAGGGGAATTTCAGGTTTGAAGtgtgtattttattcaatttagaTCACGGAAGTTGTTAGAAATAATTGCATGGAGTACTTATCCAGTTATCTACGAGTATCAAACCAATTTAGGACCTCGGTTTACATTTTGTCgcatatacttacctacgcgAACATGATGCACGCACTGCCACATTGGAAAATTTTATCAGGTAACTAGGTATACCTTTGGAATACTTAAGCAAATTTTTATCAAGGTCCCTTTGATAAAAATTCATACTAGCCTACACTACCACCTAAATTTAATGTTCAACAGGTAGACGAAGTTGGAAAGGTTATGTGGAAACTACTGTCGACCACAATCCCAACTGGTTGAGTAGATGAGCCGTAGATCCAGGGGCACACTTCCAATTCACGAATTCAAAGCTGTTGAACAAAGTTGCGCTAGCCAAAAGCTATCTAGGCGTGATTTAAAAGTGTCGAGGTAGTTAAAGCATTTGGTCGTAAAGTCAGAGTAGGTAACCCGGGCATCCTCCGGTTTCCACCGCTGAATTATAAATCAATGCTCACGATTCATTAATGCTAGCTTACCAGTCTGCCGTCAGCCGGTAGTCGATACCTACCGAGACTAGATCGTTTACTTAATTGCTTGAAAAGAATTATGTATACGATGATGTATAAAACATCATTCTTTTCAAGCAATTATTTCTTATCTACTTTCAGAGCATGAGTGATgaaaaaagtacttacttaattaatttaagttacaGTTGTTACTTTTAGTTGAGCTCATCTCTACGTTGAATAAATATTCAacagttttaattaagttttctACTTCTATGTGGgttaattacctactaacatttaaacattttatgtaaatatatttttaaatactaagtaggtatgtaggtaaggtatataggtaccttgATGGCTGAAATAGGGAATAACTATTCTATTGTCTTATATATTACTGAATATTCAATATTGGTATGggtttatattaaatagcTAAGAACGAATTTTAAGataagtacggtggcctgcgcctaaaagtatacaggcggaggtttaaaatagcgatccctgatgatcaatggaccagctacatctgttataaatccggggaagtgttgtgtgtgatgtgtgtagcagtggtatttatgtggatgtgcttgagcagcatgtgagcttgagatcgctattttaaaactccgcctgtatacttttaggcgcaggccaccatACATATTTTAGTCTAATGCACAATCATTGCCCTTCGTTTTCTTATTTCAttagttgttttttatttttttattagttgaACACAAATATCGTGAAAAGAGTTAAGTACCCAAGTAACTATACCATATAAACAtctagaaaataaataaataaataattattcacCCTCGAACGCACAAAGGAAAATCGCCATGGCAAATAGTGCAAGACGGCTTACGAGGAAGAAACTTCAAAGTGCATCTCTCATAATAGAATAGACGGTTTATTCGCACTCAGATGGTCTGAATATGAATTGCAAAGCCAGCAAATTATGCAGGCTAGGTTTGAAATCTATCTGAGTACTTAGATTTCAAACCTAGAGTTATAGATTCACGTAAGCTGACcaattaagtacatttttatattttagtaagtatagctacctacttatttcttgttttttcaTTGTATGCTTTTTTCTACAAGTGACTTTCTAAATCTAATTATTAACGACACGTAACAGCCAGAAACCAACATGTGTGAGTATAAAGTTTAAGTAGCGTGGTTAGTGCCCTCAACCCCCAACCAAACCAAAATGTACAAACAATGCAAATATTACGTCTGTATACAAAAGCTCAAAGCTTTACGAAGCTCGGGGGTGTGAAGCAAACAGTTTGCATTTCCTAACCAAACAACACACGTCGCGTCGGCGATCCCCCGAGTGCCGACACATCAACCAATCCACGGCTGTTTTAATGTACctgcattattaattaccaGCACTCAGCATTTAAGTGTTTTGATGCAGAGCTTACCCACAATGTGCTTAAAACTACTAACATTTATCTACGTATGTAGTACATGTAcatgtgtgatgtgtgtattATATTCATTTCCATTTTCCCTTTGATAACACAAAAAACCACGGCTGAAAAGAGAGCAGCGGGTGACATAAAAACTCAAAAACCTCCATTTAAAACGATGCCCTTGACCACAAGAGGCATATTTAAAGTCTCAAAGAGAGCTCTTTATTTGGTGTGTGATACAAACCTTGACAGTGCGGAGAGCGCCGTGGGCCGCATTCTCCGTCCAGACCTTGATGCCGTCTTTTTCATACTCGAGGGTCCAGCCGTCGACGGAGGCGAGGAGGGTCTTCAGGGTCTCGAAGTCAGAGTCCTCGGCGACGCGCGCCTCGCCGCGCGCCCAGTCCGCGCCGCGCACCATCCGCGCCGCATCCCAGCGCCCGGCCCGACTGCCGCCCGCCCCGGCCGCGGCGacccccgccccgccgcccgcccgccccgagCCAGCTACTTCCCCGCGCGTCGATTGCCGCCACCGCGCCTGCGCGAAATTTCACAGCCATTTTATAAATTCCCGCTGCGTTAAACACGTTAAACAATGTTGTTAACGATTGCTGTTATCGTCACCTTCCTTGTGTTTTTGATATTACTCAGATGCCAGAGTTAATTACCTTTATGCTagttttatgatttaaaaatatgtgttgCGTATCAGGTATGGTAGGTACAGTATGGGGCAGatacctgacccccctcagaagcattgttactatgagaggggggtcaagtttctctgcacctgaccgtacataTGACCATGAACTTACCCTTACCCTACAGACAAGCCGTTCCTTTACCCACTCAGGACGCGTAGGTATCGGCTGTGAGGCTAAGAGCGCATGGTTCATCATTCTTATCATCACCATCACCCCATAATTGTATATATTGCATGATAATACAGAACAatgtaatgtacctacctacgtacgcAGCAGCTCTCGATCGTTTTGTGTCAAGGTACAATAACCCTCAAGAATAGTTCAACGTGTTACATGACATGACCTCATCATTATCACCCATcatccactgttggacatgcTCATAAGCGTTCTTTCCCAAGGAGCTCCACAACACTATGTCATTGGCTTTTCTCATACAGCCACTaccgaccacctgtgtaaggTAGTTAATCCAGCAGGCCGATCGTTTCAACGCTACGGTCGCCAGtttgtggtctccactcgagaactcgtttaGTTATCTCTCCGGACATCGGTGAGTCCGACTAACCGTGGCGCATTACATGATAGTTCTTGCCAGGGTTGCCACTTTTGCTGCACCAGTCCTTTCTGTTGATCAGCAAGATACCGTGGTGGCAGATCTATTCGGTACCATACCAGCAGTGTCGCTGCCGCTCTCCGCCGCCGTAATCAGGCACACCCCTGGGGACCACAATGCAATCTAATAGAAACAGCAGCTGTGCTGGTTGCAAACAATAAGATTGGCTTTTGTTTTCGGAATGTTGATTTCTTTTttcaatttcatattttttttatataaaaagcaaataaaattgGTTTTAAACTGGCCAGCTTCTCAAGATAGAGAATTTTGCATCCAGACTATTCCAGACCCAGTGAGTGAAATGTAAACCCCTGAACTGTTTAGAGTTTATATCCAATGGGTAACTCTATCTTTAATCTTTCAAATAACTAACTATGTTCATAACATCCCGAGaatgtacctacaaatattaataggtacttgtatacggttattatttgtatttttatacgCTTTCTTATCGATAATAGGTAAAATACTACATTCGTGTCTGAATCGTCACTAGCTACGTCTTACTTATAGGGGTTTCCTTACTACTAACGTCGATTATAATgatttttcatatttcttatagtttttttgaCTATAAAGTTACTAACtagtttattacttatattatggttttgaatttataaatactagTTAGCCAATTTTTATCCCAGGTATCCCATCCCGGTATCCAGGTATCCCATGAGCAAGTCCGGTAGTCGAACTTCGAACGTTGtgatgtaggtaattaattaaaaaacgaTATGAATATTACATCCAAAGATTTAATATAGTCTGTCACATCGTCTCTCTCTCTTCAGCACTTGCTGACATCAGGTAGGGCTCCCTGGCACTTGTTCTTCCATCCGTACCAGGCGTTGAACCCGTGGCGCTTGAAGATCTTGTGCGCGCACTGGGACGCCTTCGTGATGTCGTCAGTTATCAactctaaaataaatacattgtgaTGCTTTCAATATACGGGTTCCTAGTGCCGGTTTCACAACTGAGGACATACAGTTAAGCAGAACTTAGTAAGTAGATGTAGCGCTGTAAGTTCCTGAATAGTCATTACACTGCAGCAGCAGGATTTACCTACTGATCCTAAGTTTAAGAACCATATTTAACATTTCGCGAAAATATCGGTCCACCATATGAATTAATACGTCCATAGTACCTCGCATCCCGTTCCATCACCGGGATGTCCCCAACTTGCTTGAACTTACGCAAGCAGAATCCTAAAAAGGTGCTACCGTAACATTAACTGCATAGTTATGTGCGTGAATTGAATTAATCTTACCGCGACAAGTGACGTGACAGTCCTTGCCGGCAGTGGCGGTGTTGCTGCACCAGTACTTGTCGTTGATCTGGAACAGCCCGTAGTCCACCGACT
This window of the Plutella xylostella chromosome 12, ilPluXylo3.1, whole genome shotgun sequence genome carries:
- the LOC105382813 gene encoding lysozyme codes for the protein MSKLVFFALLALSVALSEGKVFSSDCELVRELRKHGFPENKMADWACLIKAESSRDTGKVSKPNRNKSVDYGLFQINDKYWCSNTATAGKDCHVTCRELITDDITKASQCAHKIFKRHGFNAWYGWKNKCQGALPDVSKC